A window of the Streptomyces sp. JB150 genome harbors these coding sequences:
- a CDS encoding Ig-like domain-containing protein — protein sequence MAGDPLKANLWTDADVYISTNLSATLPANAGTPFGPDWDLVGLLDGDEGFPESRDEDTDDKFAWGGILVRTSRNHFKLTKSFTALEDNATTYSLLWPGSSATQIVVPRPAKVLVAFETREGDKVRRLISANYAEVSLDGDHGENEADLESMTFAATIYPTGGGVLFNRQTTPVLTGLSVTPATLALADGEIGALTATASYDDATTADVTAQATWVSSAPADAVVSAGFVTAVDPGSATITATYEGQSDTCAVTVT from the coding sequence GTGGCCGGCGACCCGCTGAAGGCAAATCTGTGGACGGACGCGGACGTCTACATCTCCACGAACCTCTCCGCGACCTTGCCCGCCAACGCGGGCACCCCGTTCGGGCCGGACTGGGATCTGGTCGGCCTGCTCGACGGCGACGAGGGCTTCCCCGAGTCTCGCGACGAGGACACCGACGACAAGTTCGCCTGGGGCGGCATCCTCGTCAGGACGAGCCGCAACCACTTCAAGCTCACCAAGTCCTTCACTGCGCTGGAGGACAACGCCACCACCTACAGCCTGCTGTGGCCGGGCTCGTCGGCGACGCAGATCGTCGTGCCCCGTCCGGCGAAGGTTCTGGTGGCGTTCGAGACGCGCGAGGGCGACAAGGTCCGCCGCCTGATCTCGGCGAACTACGCCGAGGTGTCCCTGGATGGCGACCACGGTGAGAACGAAGCGGACCTGGAGTCCATGACGTTCGCCGCCACGATCTACCCCACGGGCGGCGGCGTGCTGTTCAACCGGCAGACCACCCCGGTCCTGACCGGCCTGTCGGTGACCCCGGCAACGCTGGCCCTGGCCGACGGAGAGATCGGCGCGCTGACGGCGACCGCCAGCTACGACGACGCCACCACCGCCGACGTCACCGCTCAGGCGACCTGGGTGTCCTCGGCGCCGGCCGACGCGGTCGTCTCCGCCGGCTTCGTCACGGCCGTGGACCCGGGGTCGGCGACGATCACCGCCACCTACGAGGGCCAGTCCGATACCTGCGCCGTCACTGTCACCTGA